DNA from Elaeis guineensis isolate ETL-2024a chromosome 2, EG11, whole genome shotgun sequence:
AAGGAATTGGGAAATTCAATCTTCAAATTGGAGCATTCACAGTGTGGGATCTTCGAAAGATCCGTAGTGAGATATAGGTTGGGTTGGAGTGTACATCACCGTTGCCTCAAAGATACCATTCGTGATGATTGACTCATGTACAAAATTGGGGTgtaatgtttaaaatttttttttttttcaactccgTATGTGAGTTAACCGTCATGGGCAGTGCGTATGATTCTACACCGCCCGCGGTGCATAAGGAATTTCACATCTAAATGGACTTACGGATCTGATGAATTATAAAACCGCAGAGGGCTTTAAAGCCCGGAAGGAGTCCAGAAACACCTCACGGGTTCGGTTTCAAGCCTCAACCCTCATCATCCCCGTGTCCTCACATCCACCCGATCCGAAACAGATCTAAATCTCCTCTtccctcccatctttcttccatccTCCCGCCCATCTCCAATTCTCGATCTACCCCTCTCCGAACACCAATTTACTCAACCAAGCCGGCGAAGCACGACCATGCCCGCAACCAAGAACAAGGTATCACCCATCTCCTCCCTCTCATCCAGTTTTTGGTTCTTTCTTGTTATGTCGAGGGATGAGAACACTCGAAAACACTAGTATTATGTATGGCTTGGTTCGTcgggttttttcttttttccccttttttgtgAATTTGATGGTGCTCGGGCGCCTTCTCACATTCTTTCAATACCTTCTTCAAATTCCATTATTCGACTGCTACACGCTAACCCTACTACAGATGTATTTGGGTTCGTAGGGTACTTCTATTATGTCTGACAGctgagttaaaaatttttatagaggCATGGTGACGTTGTCTGATAAGATTATTATCTCAAGGCGTGTTTGGTATTTTTGTTGTTTTTAAGCGCATCACATGATCTCTGTACAAGATACAAACATCCAACTATAGTATGCGAAAAATTGTTAGGAGAAATGCAGTACCTTCAACGGGATCTCTGTACGAGAGTTCTTGGAGCATTAGAGGGCCCAAAGGTCATAAAGAATCAGTATAAGACTGTCAGAACGTAAGGTGGGGGTGTCTTTGGTTGCTTTTGTTCTTTCAACTGGAAAGAGCATAGTTTCCCACAAGAAATTCAAGTGTGCCGCCATGTTATTTCctagttatttttttttatgtcatCAATATTTTTATGCCTGGAGAAGGATAGTCTACTATATATCTAGCCATTCCCATCACTCTTAAGACCATTGAGTTTGTGTTTGTGATTGCTATTACCTCAGGTATGGCATCTGGAATGAAGTCTTGCCTTTTGTCTTCATCATGCTCTTCCTCTTCTGCAAGGTTGGTAGTCATTTGTTGCCTTGAACACTCCAAGGTACAACTATTACCTCATTTTAATAGAAACAAGAAGTTCCAGCGGGGTTAAAAAATCCTGGCATCGCAATCATAACATAAAAGTAGAAAACTGGTCTTCATTACTTTAGGTGCTTAATACACCCAAGTTATGTCCTAGCCCTGACTTGGAATTTATGGACTCTATGTGCTTCAGAGTTTCCTCTTGCATACTAAGTACATCACGACCAATATGAATGCTTGCTTCCCATCTTCTTCGAATATATAATTCTGATACTATTTTGGTTTTCACCTTTCTGTGCATGCGACTCCTATCCTTCAAAGAATGTTGCAGCCACATATAATACCCAGTTCtagttctttcttctttttttttttttgtacttgtACCGTTTAAATATGTTTCAGATATTATTATTCTTTAGTTTAATTTTCACCTATTTAATGATGCTTATGTTTTTGGATTGATATTCTCCTTATAATTGCCTTTGTTGTTGATttattcataatattttttttctttggttcTCTTTTCTCTTTGCATGGCAGAGGAATGAGCAATGCAGCATTGAGTGTATATTTGGAAAAATGCTTAAGAAGCTTGAAGTACCAGTTGAATTTGATCTTCCATGCTGGCTGAAGAAATGGAAGCCTACACAATACATAAATATAAAGCGCAGTATCCATATGACTCAAAATTTTGAACTGCTTGGATAAGCTTCTTCTTTCATACTGCATTCATCCTGTCCTTTTTGCCTTTCTAAGATTAACTGTATAGGAGGTTCTACTAATGTATCTATCCATTAGTAATTCATATTTCCAATCCTTGGTCATATCAGTTTATGGATGGATTTAAATTGACATATTCGACAATGGGTGTCTACAGCTTCTAATGTTAATTATATGTACTGTACTGTAACCCAAATAATAACCATCACTTTCTTTAGCCATTAGCATTAGTCTGAGAACATACCGAAAACTGCTGTTACTTTGTTATTACTTTAGTAAAATGTCCctatttcagtacaaatatatctCATTCTCCTGTTAACTAGATAAAAAGGACACCAGTAATGCTAGAGATTCCAGGATACTTTTCTTTATTAGGGTTGACCATACAAAATGCCAATCGATTTGCCATAagtggatttttttttccttcatctcTTTAGAGGAGAATTAGGTCGTATGGCATAACACAACTTTTCTCTTGACATTTATAAATTATTCTCCGAGCAAATTAACTTCCATCAATGAGCTTGACTCTTTAAAGATGTCTACCTGACTAAAAGACGCATTGAGGATGATGGCATTTTCTGCTTGTGTAACCCCTTATTGGAAGCATCAACTGTCTGTGATGGAGATTGCCATTGTGGGTGAGCAACAATACCTTCAGTATATAATGTCGTCTCATATCTTACTTTTAAAGTTAAAAAATATTGGAACTCTATGTTATGCAGGCTTTTGGATCTAAGTCTTGTACGCCTAGGCATTTGTGCTGAAATCAAAACAGAATACCCTCTCTCATGCTCATCCCATACACTTTGATCCAACCTTTTTAGTTCTGAATTTTGCATATTTTCTGAAATTATACATTTTTTGGCAGGATGCTATTCTCTACCTGTTCATCTAGCTGCAAATGTGGCAATAAGTGTGTCAACAAGTCTTTTCAGCACAGAGCCATGAAGAAAGTGAAAGTAGTGAAGGTGTACTTTTTACTCCTTTAGCTTTTCTTGCTTGTCATTGAAATTGTCAATCAAACAGATGATATGTTTGTGCGGATTGCTATTGCATAAGGCATATGATAAGCATGAAGATTATAATTCTCTTGTGCAAACCTTCTATTTTCTTTCTAGAATGAACAAAAATCTATGTTTTGGGATGTAGGGTAAGATCTATTAAACATGCTATATCATAATCCTAATGCTGTAAGTAATTATCATATATAGTCATATCAACaggttttctttcctttctctgaTTATACCTTTACAAACTTACGCTATTTGATAAATGTCTTGTTAATTTGTGTATGGGGAAAAACTAATTCTCTCTTGCTTTTTTAATGTTAAAATTCTAGACTAAAGGTAGCTGTTGATTACAATTCTCAGAATGATCATAACTACTTGTCAGAGGGAGTAAGTTTAGCAGTATTTTAGTATTCTATTTCTGTCAACTCATAAAACTAGTTgttacaataaaattttaattcttttgAAAACTTTCAATTGTTGAGGCCATTTTTTCTATGTTTTGCCTTTACTATGTTTTGCCAGAAAATGGAGTAAACAATATAGTTCTGGTCGAAACACGTAATAGCCTCAAACTAGCTTAGACAATCTCTAGAGCTAGAAGTCTTTTGACCTTGTTGTCTGCTCCTTTTTCAAAGTTCATTTCCTTGTGCATGAGATTTATGTGTTATAGAAAGCATAATGTTGGTTTGCCTAAGCAATTCTCATATTTAGGTGCTCACATTTAGTCCCCATAAACTATATAACATGAATGTGAGAACTAGTTTTCTTATGGTGCAACTTTAAGGCCATGTAAATGATTTTCACTTTTTAAATGAAGAGCATGCAGTATTTCACAATATTTAGTTTCAAGATCATGCTCCTAATGTCATCCTGGGAAACTCTAATCATCAGCTAAATAGTAATAATGCAAATCAGAAAATCTCTGTCTAGAAATCTTAAAGCTAGTACATATTGGCAGACTGCTAAAGTAAAATCCATGATCAAACTTTAGAAGAATGATTGCGAAATGTTTGATTACTTTAAGAAGCTGAACCATTTAGACACAATTTGATTGCTTAAGATGTGTAATACTTCACATGGTTCTCTGATTTAATCTTTgtcatatgtatatgcatattgcTAAGTAGGATATTGCATTTGTGTCGTGAATGTCATAGTTCTATTGGTCAAGAAATGGATTTACTGAATGATTTATTGCATATTTGGTTCTACATCTCTTCATTGTGGTTCATGATTCTTGCCTCATAAACCTAGAACACATGGTTTCAGTGAATGACTTTTTAATATAAATGAACCCAGGCACTTCTTTTTGTTGTTTATTTGATTTTGGCAATAATTGAATTCAGGCATCTTGTATATTGTCATTGTTTAATCTTTGCTCTATTTATAATGTCATTCTAGCATTTGCTTATCTCTATGACTTCCATAAAGATTTGTTTCTTCTAGACAGAGAAATGTGGGTTTGGGGTGGTGGCTGATGAAGATATAAAACAAGGGGATTTTGTAATGGAGTATGTAGGAGAAGGTGACTAGTTCTGTGCTCATTATTTCTTGTTAGCTCTGATATGAGTAATGCTGGAACTGGATTACATTGTAAAATATGCTCTatttttggaagatgaatagttTGCTCCACATCCATGCTCATTAATTTTCTTTCTTACATTTTGCAGTTATTGATGACAAAACTTGCGAGGAAAGACTCTGGAAAATGAAGCACCGTGGGGACACCAACTTCTATTTATGCGAGGTTAATCATGATATGGTGATTGATGCCACTTACAAAGGAAACAGATCAAGATTTATAAATCATAGTTGTGAGCCAAATACTGAGATGCAGAAATGGTTATCTACAGCTCTCCATTTTCTCtgtattttatgatatatttccTGTTGTGTATTTGTGGTGCAACTTATTAATCTAAGATTATCTTATTTGTAGGCGAGTTGATGGAGAAACTAGAGTTGGCATTTTTACTCTTCGTAACATACGAAGAGGCGAGGAACTGACCTATGACTACAAGTTTGTCCCATCATAGCAGTTCCTATTAGTCTGGATGTTTGGTTCCAATTGCATgttcttcttttatttcttccTGTTCATTTTGCTTATTTTTAACAGCCTGCTGTGCCTTTTGTACAGAATTTTGATCCCTGATAGTAGTTCAATTCTTTAATGTGATCTGCAGGTTTGTTCAATTTGGAGCAGATCAAGTTTGTTATTGTGGTTCTCTAAGCTGCAGGCAAATGCTAGGAAACAAGCCCAGTATGTGTTTTATACTTCTGATGACTCTAATTTTTGTCTATGGCTTACACAACTGTATTATGTTTTTCAACTGCAAACTTAGGAAGTTCAAATCATGTGGCTCTTCACAAAAGGAAGACCGATTTACAAAACTGTATCGGGGAACTTGTACGTGTGTGGCGTTCACAGGATAAGAGGTGTGCTAATAATGTTTTCTATATTTCTTATCTCTACCACACTTATTTCTAGGATATGCTCGAAAACTATGCACTTCGAGATTTGGTTGTATCGCATTTATAGTGTATACACGTCATCTCATTCTTAGTGTCTTATCAATAGATTTGAGTTACTTTGTTATTTGTCTATTTAGAGTCATAAATTAACAACGTATAACAGTCTCTTATCAATTGATCTTCATGATAGTGGTGTGGCTTGTGGAGCTGGCCTTTTCAGAAATTGGAGTTACGTAAACCATAAAAGTCTATCAGAGGTGGCACAGTTCTTCAAGAATTAGTGAAGGATAAAGTGAAAacatcttttctttttcaattttttcgtATACATCATTTCTTTTTCCCACCTTTGTTAATAATGAATAGCACAATGTAAGTACCTTGTAAGCGAGTTACGCATTATGATCAAGGAACCAGATATCGAGAACATTGGTTGCTTTGATGGCCTTAAACATTTTTTCCATTCACCATTAGAAGGTTGGAATAATGAGGGAAAGGGCATGCTACTAACAGACAGATAACATGCTTATTTACATGAATATCATTTAAGTGAATGCCCTCTTACTTAAGATGTTACAGGTAAATTAGGAACAATCTCCTATTTGAATTCAGTACAAGACTACAAGTGCTCAAAAAACCAAGTTCCTTAACTTATAAAATTAGCTTTAGTTCAAATCCAAATTTCTTGGAGTCGgattaaatttcaatttttaaattctaaCATTATTTCTTGAATTATAAAAgctcataaatttttatttatgcaAAAATTGGTAAAACCCAAGAGTTCAATAAGAAAAAGCAATGTCTTAGTCTCTAAAGTATCTCACCTAAAATGACAATGAGCAACACTCTAACACTTCAGTAGAAATATATATACTTGTGTTACATGCGCACGCTTATTTTACATGGTGTGTTGTCTCTTTTTAAGTTATTCATGCACATCTTGTTATGGCATTGAGTCAACAGACTAAATTTCTCTATCAAAAACATAATCATTATTGTTCACTgatattggaaaaaaaaatttctttgttCACTCGTCAAATCAATGCAAGTATCAGATTGTTTCATCTTGAATTATGATAATCTTCATTATCATTCATTTGTTCAATGAATTCAAATAATGTTATCATGTTTTAATTGTTAATGCATAGATATATGTTTTCAATGTATTTTTAATTGCAAATTATGTATGTTGTGTAGTGAACTCTAAATGAAAAACTTTAGCACCATCAGATAGGATTAGGGCATATGCACTGTCTCAAAGCATATTAGACAATAACCTATGTAGATATGGTGCGCAATACAGCGTGTTGTACTCAATACTCGAGATTTGAATCCTTGGTGATTACTTATGATCCACCATAAACTCAGGCAAGCCATTCATGGATGTGGCATCCATATGGCTATCCACCATACTCAGCTATTGATAGTAAGCCCATTTGCTCTCTTTTTTgttggttcttttcttttcttttttttttttagctcttCTTGATGAACCCTTTTTTCGCACTCTTTTtcatttgttcttttcttttattctttcttCTTAACTCTTCTCAGTGACCCCCTTTTTTAGGGCCTATCTAGGTAGCTATCTCGGGTGTGATAGGACATTTTACATGTGGATCATATCTATGAGTTCCCAAGATTGATACAGTGGCTAAGATGGAAACCATTTTCCTGAATGTATTGAAACTACAGCTTCAACCCGTAAGGTATCCAACTCCCAAGAAAATTGAAGATCTATTTGCCTCTTCATCTCTTCTTTCCATTCTTTAGTAACTTCTAGCTCTAACAGCAACCTGTATGATTCCTTATTAAATCTGATTGGATGGGATTTAAGGATCTCATAACATTTTGTTAGACTGATGGATCGCCAAGCATGATGGTATTTAATATGCAACTCATCCACTTTTTAATATGGATAACAAAAGGCCCAAAATATGCATATGAAGCTGTCAGATATAAGGAGATTTTTGGAAGCTGCTTTAGCGCCCAACAGCCCAAGGGAGGGGGGGAATGTTTGGACGTGGGCAATACAGTATCATAAATTTCATTGTCTAGTAATGAAATGGGTGCTCAACTGTTGGTCGAAGGGTTAGAAcagttatatatgtatatatatatatatatattttaaattgaagACTTTTTAGCATATGTAGGGGGAGAAAATGGAGCAGAATCCAGAATATGGCCCTAGATCCTAGCATATGGAAAAAAACAGAATCTGAACAGAATGAATTAGTGGGATAAAGCCTGTTGTTTATGATTTACACATTAGTTTACtttttaatataatttacatAATGTTATGCAAGCTTTATGCTGGTTTCAAATTATTAATTTTGTTTTTTGATTGTTCGGATGTGTTAGCATACAAGATTTTTACATCCTACCCTTCAAGTTTTTCCTGGACTTCAAAGTTATGAACATAGTGCTGAGACAATATCTATGGTCATTGCCAGTGCTAATATAAATAATGCAAAACTTATACCTATTTCAATCTTAATTTGTATATACTTTATGTTTTCTTCTTTTGTATGACCAGCTTGTTAATAAAGGGATTGTACATCTTCTTATTAAAAGTAGTGATAATTTTTACTCGCTAATTGCTTAATTTTAGTGTTCTATGAAATATTTGTGGAGGTTAAACATATTCTTGTTTTATCTTCTTTCATTGTACAATAGCAGCTTTTGAAGTAACTACTTGGTGGTTCTGTTTGAATATGCAAATTTCCTTCCTCAaaatggatcaatcatcaatgtgTTACTATTTGTAATAGCTAAATGCGAAATTCATATCATGATAAGCTTAGTGGCACAATATGCCATAAAGAATTTTAGACCTTGTGAAAATGTAGGTGTAATTCATCATTCAACATATTCTTTATGTGAAAATTAGAACTATTTTCTAACAGTTTTTGGAGAAGCACTGTGACATGTCTTTTGGATACTTTCTTTCAAATAACATCTGCTTTCTGAATCATCTCTCTGTAAAATATAATGAAAATCATCTTAAATTACCTTTTGCTTGTTGATTTTGTGGACAAGGACACTGTCCAAGTGGAAATTAACAAATTTTAGCTAATTCCTATGTAACTTGAATTGTTTATGCTGTTATTCAAGCTCTCTGATCTTTTGTCATTGTTTGGCTCAAAGCTTGATTCTTATATTGCTGTACTGTTTTGTTGCACTTAAACTAATGAATGTTCAAAATGACACGAACATATAAATCGCTCTTATTTTACTACAACTTCTGGTGCTTGATATGTATTAAATTGTTTAATGGCACTGTTGCATTTTGCTTTGTTCTGCACAGTTTTGCCACTAATGGTTTGATTAAACTAAAGGCATGTTTAGTTCAGGGAAGTTGGACTCTGGAATGGGAATGAGAATAAGTGACTCCCATTTTAATCATTTGGTTGAGGGGAGTTCCATTCTCATTCCGATTCCAGAGAGAAATGGGAATGTCCCAATCCtctaaaactcaatccctactctccctcTGGATTCAAATTCCATTCTGATTTAGATTCTGATCACGAACCAAACACGTTGGGGGATATggtcattctgattccgattctggTCATGAACCAAACACAGCCTGAGAATATTCATCAACTATGCATTGGATGCTATTCTCTCATTATTCATGTTAATTTGTCATAGTCgttaataaaatttcaaaaaagctaCACATTTTGTGTATTGTCTTCATTTCTTGTTGCTCAGTGTATGCCTGATTTTTCAGGTACTATGGAGGATTCATATCTGATTTTAGTAACTACTCTGGAAAGCACACTGTAAGTTTTGTGTATTTTGGTCATTGAATGATAATTTGGGAATTTGTTCATGACTTTATGCTCTTATATTGGCAGATAATATATGAAGATGAAAAAGTAGACATTCTTGATTTGTCAATAGAAGATTGGGACTTCCTATGATTGTAACTTGCACTCATGAGGTACATGATTTTGGTTCTTTTCTCAATAGTTCAAATGTATTTTTTTTGTTTCCCAAAAGGAAAAGGCTTTCCTTGTAAAATGCTCAGTAAACTACCAAGCGCCTGGGAgcgtaatcataaaaatatgagaaCATGGGTTTTAGTCATAAAGATATGTTGTTATAAACTAACCTTGTGCTGCACCTTTTGTCTGTATTTTGTGGATTACCAACTGGTGAAGGTCCAGGACTTCAGAAAGATGCTTTCAGTCAtgaattataatttatttatattgcgATTTCCGTGTCTTGCAACATTTTAATTGTCTTATACCTTCATCGTGCTCCTTGTTTAAACTTTTGCTCCTAAGCCTTTCTTTTGTTATAGTAAGAAGTAAGTATGATGCCTGCAGAAGTTCCAATGGTGCTTCAGGAACAAATATTTTTTGGATGCTTGCATAACAATTTCTTTTGCTTGATATTGTGATTTCCATGTCTTGCAACATTTAATTATTGTATGTTTGTTCATGTTGATCTTATAAGCTATGTACTGGGAAATATTAGTAAGCAATGTGCGATTCAGTCCTCATAGGAGAAAAGGCCATGTAATGACTCATTTCTTGTTTATATTTATGCTCTGCAGCTCTCTTGTTGCACTAAGAATTATATACAATGCCCTGCAGAAGTTCTGGTGGTGCTCCAGAGTACTTACAGCTCATAGTCTTCTTTACTTTCCTGTCAAAATTAAAATACTTTAGACTATCGTGCTTTACAGATGAATGGTGGGGGTCTCCAATTAATTGTGGCAAACAGGTGTTCAAATATGTTTCATTTTGAGCCGTTTCCATGATATTGTGAGATATTATagttgttattattttttaatgatattctcAGCTGATGTGCAGCTTGAAATATTCCCATTGGTGGTTATCAATAGTGCCCCATGTAATCTGCAAGTTATTATCAAAAGAGAATAGAAGACGCCTTGTTTCTTGTAACTGTTAGGATTTCTTTCATTTATATTTGATCTATGTTTTTGATGTTCTTTCACAAGGCAAGCACCAGAGTTTCACTTGTATAGTAAATAGGTTACGCCACGAGGTTGCCTACTATAGAAAAGAATTATGTATTGCAAACACCACAGAAGTTGAGAACGGTCTAGTTTTTTCTTTGCCCCTCTTAAGCGCCTTTTCTTGgagaacaaaataaataaataaagttttgttttgttttttgtcATGTGCCTGCATCTTTAGGCATTTTTTTCGAGCCCCAGAATCATCAAAATGCAAAGGATTCTGCTGCCGTGGCTGAAAAGAATCAACCTATGTAAAACTGTTAACCATCTCATGGCTCTAATTTGGTGGCTCAGCCTGCAATTTGATTGGCCTTCGGGAAAGAATGCTTGATAAGCATTCTGCTTATTGATTAGCTTGAAACTGTCAAGTATGATTTCTATTTAATCAGGGACCTTTGTTATGCACCTGCATTAGTCTGACGACAGCCAAACAATCCTTTCAAGAGCCAGCGAGTGGGAGAAAATTGCTGTTATTTCCTGATATTTCTCCTGTCGCAACAGTTGCTGTAATaattgttatctttttttttttttttggtataagtTATCTTAATTTCAAGTCACAGAAGACAGGACAAGTAACAATAGTTATAACATCGTAACGGTCAATGATGGTTCCTACTGCACCTCTTATAATGGAATAGTGCCATTACCGTGATGTTGCTCCTTTATTAGAAATTTTATTTGTCCGTTGATTTCAATCACAGTTTCATGGTTACTCCCTGGCATTGTCACGGGTAACTTCGTGGAAAATACTGACCTGCCTGTGTCGTGGGACATAATGCTAACCATGTAAAAGCTAAATGCAAAATGGTAGTTGAATAAAGTACCGCTTGCTGAAAGTTCTCTCCAATTCTTTACCAACTCAGTCTCCATCATAGGCATGAATAAGATAGTCAAGATTATTAAGGTCCACTGAATTGTGTCAAATAAGATTTAGAGTTTGAACCGCTCTCCTACATTTAAAAAATGTGATTAATATTTTCGTTAAATATATGATGGCATAAGCAAATAGGATTGGGGGTAACTTCTAAGTATCGATTCATTGGACGGCAGCCCGCACCAAACAACATTCCAGCGGAATGTTTTAATGCACTGAGCAACTTCGATAGATAAATGAGCTCCAGTTCTAGGTTTTTATTGATGAAAACAATCTGCCACTGCAAACTTTCGACAAATCATAATAAtgttactttttctttttctttttcaaaactaACTGGGAGGTAGTGGGGACTTGAAAG
Protein-coding regions in this window:
- the LOC105046564 gene encoding histone-lysine N-methyltransferase ASHH3 isoform X2; this translates as MPATKNKRNEQCSIECIFGKMLKKLEVPVEFDLPCWLKKWKPTQYINIKRNVYLTKRRIEDDGIFCLCNPLLEASTVCDGDCHCGMLFSTCSSSCKCGNKCVNKSFQHRAMKKVKVVKTEKCGFGVVADEDIKQGDFVMEYVGEVIDDKTCEERLWKMKHRGDTNFYLCEVNHDMVIDATYKGNRSRFINHSCEPNTEMQKWRVDGETRVGIFTLRNIRRGEELTYDYKFVQFGADQVCYCGSLSCRQMLGNKPRSSNHVALHKRKTDLQNCIGELVRVWRSQDKRYYGGFISDFSNYSGKHTIIYEDEKVDILDLSIEDWDFL
- the LOC105046564 gene encoding histone-lysine N-methyltransferase ASHH3 isoform X1; protein product: MLFLFCKRNEQCSIECIFGKMLKKLEVPVEFDLPCWLKKWKPTQYINIKRNVYLTKRRIEDDGIFCLCNPLLEASTVCDGDCHCGMLFSTCSSSCKCGNKCVNKSFQHRAMKKVKVVKTEKCGFGVVADEDIKQGDFVMEYVGEVIDDKTCEERLWKMKHRGDTNFYLCEVNHDMVIDATYKGNRSRFINHSCEPNTEMQKWRVDGETRVGIFTLRNIRRGEELTYDYKFVQFGADQVCYCGSLSCRQMLGNKPRSSNHVALHKRKTDLQNCIGELVRVWRSQDKRYYGGFISDFSNYSGKHTIIYEDEKVDILDLSIEDWDFL
- the LOC105046564 gene encoding histone-lysine N-methyltransferase ASHH3 isoform X3 gives rise to the protein MLFLFCKRNEQCSIECIFGKMLKKLEVPVEFDLPCWLKKWKPTQYINIKRNVYLTKRRIEDDGIFCLCNPLLEASTVCDGDCHCGMLFSTCSSSCKCGNKCVNKSFQHRAMKKVKVVKTEKCGFGVVADEDIKQGDFVMEYVGEVIDDKTCEERLWKMKHRGDTNFYLCEVNHDMVIDATYKGNRSRFINHSCEPNTEMQKWRVDGETRVGIFTLRNIRRGEELTYDYKFVQFGADQVCYCGSLSCRQMLGNKPRSSNHVALHKRKTDLQNCIGELVRVWRSQDKSVLYSILEI